Proteins encoded within one genomic window of Prauserella marina:
- a CDS encoding alpha/beta fold hydrolase: MDATTAHFQVAPEYRDRAPGTENSVPPAWFSAALRRERRTGEVRVDGVPIRFLSWGDPREPATILVHGGAAHAMWWAPVAARLDGHVVALDLSGHGRSGHRPGYSIEHWAKEIIAVARSVSGGPATIVAHSLGGIVASHAMSHTGLGARFHRVVLLDAPVWPDAPAPEKPLSDREVRPHRSYATAAEALGRFRLVPSQPCANDFYVEHIAWHSLAPFEEGWRWRFDPRIFADPDGDHRITRFEGDLDRAKSPFAVVMGERSYLSHGARAALANRPGTPLCFVPDAAHHVMLDQPLALLAVIRDLLGSWP, translated from the coding sequence ATGGACGCCACGACGGCACATTTCCAGGTCGCTCCCGAGTACCGTGATCGCGCGCCCGGTACCGAAAACAGCGTCCCACCGGCGTGGTTCTCGGCTGCCCTGCGACGCGAGCGGCGCACGGGCGAGGTGCGAGTGGACGGCGTCCCGATCCGGTTCCTGTCCTGGGGTGACCCGCGCGAGCCCGCCACGATCCTGGTGCACGGAGGAGCGGCGCACGCCATGTGGTGGGCGCCGGTCGCGGCGCGGCTCGACGGCCACGTCGTCGCACTCGACCTTTCCGGGCACGGCCGCAGCGGGCACCGGCCCGGCTACTCGATCGAGCACTGGGCGAAGGAGATCATCGCGGTCGCGCGGAGCGTGTCGGGCGGCCCCGCCACGATCGTCGCGCACTCGCTCGGCGGCATCGTGGCCTCGCACGCCATGTCCCACACCGGCCTCGGCGCCCGGTTCCACAGGGTGGTTCTCCTCGACGCTCCGGTGTGGCCGGACGCGCCCGCGCCCGAGAAACCGTTGTCGGACAGGGAGGTCCGGCCGCACAGGAGCTACGCCACCGCGGCGGAGGCACTCGGGCGGTTCCGCCTGGTTCCCTCGCAGCCGTGCGCCAACGACTTCTACGTCGAGCACATCGCGTGGCACAGCCTCGCTCCTTTCGAGGAGGGCTGGCGGTGGCGTTTCGACCCCCGGATCTTCGCCGACCCGGACGGCGATCACCGGATCACCAGGTTCGAAGGCGACCTCGACCGCGCGAAAAGCCCGTTCGCGGTGGTCATGGGCGAGCGATCGTACCTTTCGCACGGCGCGAGGGCGGCCTTGGCGAACCGGCCCGGCACACCACTGTGCTTCGTGCCGGACGCGGCCCACCACGTAATGCTGGACCAGCCCCTCGCCCTTCTCGCCGTGATACGGGATCTGCTCGGCTCCTGGCCGTGA
- a CDS encoding TRAP transporter small permease, protein MNVRGFLGTVGRGLAATIHALSRSLAVVSIAGMVFIMLLVVYNFVLRELGKPEVPGVVEYVELAMALTAFFALGEAERQRRHVSMTSVLDKLRGRTYQIVRMVGGIGAAFVAVLLALASWEVLAAALDTGEYKLGLVRLPMWPARLAVFAGFLILALEQIVTAVEDVRARPKRDDLSGAGI, encoded by the coding sequence ATGAACGTCCGCGGTTTCCTCGGTACCGTCGGTCGCGGTCTCGCCGCGACGATCCACGCCCTTTCCCGAAGCCTGGCCGTGGTCTCCATCGCGGGCATGGTCTTCATCATGCTGCTCGTCGTCTACAACTTCGTGCTGCGCGAACTCGGCAAACCCGAGGTGCCGGGCGTTGTCGAGTACGTCGAACTGGCGATGGCGCTGACGGCGTTCTTCGCGCTGGGTGAGGCGGAACGGCAGCGGCGGCATGTCTCCATGACGTCCGTGCTGGACAAGTTGCGGGGGCGTACCTACCAGATCGTGCGGATGGTGGGCGGGATCGGCGCCGCGTTCGTCGCGGTGCTGCTCGCGCTGGCATCCTGGGAGGTGCTCGCCGCCGCGCTCGACACCGGTGAGTACAAGCTCGGTCTGGTCCGGCTTCCCATGTGGCCGGCCAGGCTCGCCGTGTTCGCGGGTTTCCTCATTCTCGCGCTGGAACAGATTGTGACCGCGGTGGAGGACGTGCGCGCCCGTCCGAAGCGGGACGACCTCAGCGGTGCCGGGATCTGA
- a CDS encoding TRAP transporter large permease has protein sequence MGTTELFLVVIAILAACLFSGMRIALALTFAGFAGYYLISGPDVGMATLGALPISSASKFTLLVIPMFVLLGNAAERANLAEGAYRVLGWFLRSLPGGLAVATLTACACFAAVSGSSIATVVSIGNLAITEMRKAGYAMHVAAGVVGAAGTLGVLIPPSVPLVIYGVLTGESIGALLMAGIGPGVVTAVVYGISIMIRAKRKPELFGRGAEDVLPLSNRPALLSGAYSLFRIGLLFVIIIGGMYSGFFTAVEAAAVGAFVAMLMVIVEHLRRPREMGRSLWGSLSAAVSLNGMVFALLIGGAIFSSFLVAAGAPQLIADGLTGLPVPAWLIVALILLLLIPLGMFLDPTSILLIMVPLTYPVVTELGMDGIWFGLLFVKLIEIGLLTPPLGLNAFVVAGIRKDVELSTAFKGVLWYVRLDIIVVILMFVFPAIVTFIPSQMGLTE, from the coding sequence ATGGGAACCACTGAGCTTTTCCTGGTGGTCATCGCGATTCTCGCGGCGTGCCTGTTCTCGGGTATGCGCATCGCGCTGGCACTCACCTTCGCCGGGTTCGCCGGCTACTACCTGATCAGCGGCCCGGACGTGGGGATGGCGACGCTGGGCGCGCTGCCGATCAGCAGCGCCTCGAAGTTCACGCTGCTGGTCATCCCGATGTTCGTGTTGCTGGGCAACGCGGCCGAGCGGGCGAACCTGGCCGAGGGCGCCTATCGTGTGCTGGGCTGGTTCCTCCGCAGCCTCCCCGGTGGTCTCGCGGTCGCCACCCTCACGGCGTGCGCCTGTTTCGCCGCGGTCAGCGGTTCGAGTATCGCCACCGTGGTGTCGATCGGGAACCTCGCGATCACCGAGATGCGCAAGGCCGGGTACGCCATGCACGTGGCCGCCGGTGTGGTCGGCGCGGCGGGAACCCTGGGTGTGCTGATCCCGCCGAGTGTGCCGCTGGTGATCTACGGCGTGCTCACCGGCGAGTCCATCGGCGCACTGCTGATGGCGGGCATCGGGCCCGGTGTCGTCACCGCGGTCGTGTACGGCATCTCCATCATGATCCGTGCCAAGCGCAAGCCCGAACTGTTCGGCAGGGGAGCCGAAGACGTGCTGCCGCTCAGCAACCGGCCCGCCCTGCTTTCCGGCGCCTACAGCCTTTTCCGCATCGGCCTGCTGTTCGTGATCATCATCGGCGGTATGTACTCCGGCTTCTTCACGGCGGTGGAGGCTGCCGCGGTCGGCGCGTTCGTCGCCATGCTGATGGTGATCGTCGAGCACCTGCGCAGGCCCAGGGAGATGGGCAGGAGTCTCTGGGGTTCGCTCAGCGCGGCGGTCAGTCTCAACGGGATGGTCTTCGCGCTTCTCATCGGTGGCGCGATCTTTTCCTCGTTCTTGGTCGCCGCCGGGGCGCCACAACTGATCGCCGACGGCCTGACCGGACTTCCGGTGCCCGCGTGGCTGATCGTCGCGCTCATCCTGCTGTTGCTCATCCCGCTGGGCATGTTCCTCGATCCCACGTCGATCCTGCTGATCATGGTGCCGCTGACCTACCCGGTCGTCACCGAACTCGGGATGGACGGGATCTGGTTCGGATTGCTGTTCGTGAAGCTGATCGAGATCGGGCTGCTCACCCCGCCGTTGGGGCTCAACGCGTTCGTCGTCGCCGGGATCCGCAAGGACGTCGAGCTGAGCACCGCTTTCAAGGGCGTGCTCTGGTACGTGCGGCTGGACATCATCGTCGTGATCCTGATGTTCGTCTTTCCCGCGATTGTCACCTTCATTCCGAGCCAGATGGGACTGACCGAATGA
- the dctP gene encoding TRAP transporter substrate-binding protein DctP, with translation MTRTRTSRISRLLAGLVAVVMATSACAGIASNAGGPVQLRAAQVLPPGGSQSDLIQWFMDELEKRTDGKVRTEVTFGGGLLSGTDTLPGLKQGRAEAGNVIPAYFPAELPLNNINMVPIAHADQAARLRALQDLADNVEAFRDELARQDLELIGFLPNNASAVAFNSPVKSLSDVAGLKIRIPARPSSVVWQELGAEPTFQASEEVYESVERGIVDGVTYPMDTQVANGITDVAKYMAPDVGENGGAIFAISKLAYDRLSGDVKDTIEELKGEWYAKSDQLMTKYDRQACEKFLDSGGTIVRWSEADEARIADATQRLAPGVWKDEAATSVDPGDVEKVWRAYTDSLREHTGASSYTEGLTTCGRN, from the coding sequence ATGACGCGCACCAGGACCAGCCGGATCTCCCGGCTCCTCGCCGGTCTCGTCGCGGTCGTGATGGCGACGAGCGCCTGCGCTGGCATCGCGTCCAACGCGGGCGGGCCGGTCCAGCTGCGGGCCGCGCAGGTGCTGCCGCCGGGTGGCTCGCAGTCCGATCTCATCCAGTGGTTCATGGACGAGCTGGAGAAGCGTACGGACGGGAAGGTGCGCACCGAGGTCACCTTCGGCGGCGGCCTCCTCTCGGGCACGGACACGCTGCCGGGGCTCAAGCAGGGCCGCGCGGAGGCGGGCAACGTGATTCCCGCCTACTTTCCAGCGGAACTCCCGCTCAACAACATCAACATGGTGCCGATCGCGCACGCTGACCAGGCCGCGCGCCTGCGGGCGCTCCAGGATCTCGCGGACAACGTCGAGGCCTTCCGCGACGAACTCGCGCGACAGGACCTCGAACTGATCGGGTTCCTGCCGAACAACGCCTCCGCGGTCGCGTTCAACTCCCCGGTGAAGTCACTGTCCGATGTGGCCGGTCTCAAGATCCGGATTCCCGCGCGGCCGTCGTCGGTGGTGTGGCAGGAACTCGGCGCGGAGCCGACCTTCCAGGCCTCGGAAGAGGTGTACGAGTCCGTGGAACGCGGCATCGTCGACGGTGTCACGTATCCGATGGACACCCAGGTCGCCAACGGCATCACCGACGTGGCGAAGTACATGGCGCCCGACGTCGGCGAGAACGGTGGCGCGATCTTCGCGATCAGCAAGCTCGCCTACGACCGGTTGTCCGGCGACGTGAAGGACACGATCGAGGAACTCAAAGGTGAGTGGTACGCCAAGTCGGACCAGCTGATGACCAAGTACGACCGGCAGGCCTGCGAGAAGTTCCTCGACTCCGGCGGCACGATCGTGCGCTGGAGCGAGGCCGACGAGGCCAGGATCGCTGACGCGACCCAGCGGCTCGCGCCAGGGGTGTGGAAGGACGAGGCGGCGACGTCCGTCGACCCCGGTGACGTCGAGAAGGTCTGGCGCGCCTACACCGACTCCTTGCGCGAGCACACCGGCGCCTCCTCCTACACCGAGGGCCTCACGACCTGCGGCCGAAACTGA
- a CDS encoding SDR family NAD(P)-dependent oxidoreductase has translation MTEDAFGGRRGGCLVVGGSGAIGRAVATRLAGLGADVTVTYAGNASAATETAALVKETGRDGVAVGLDLGDTEQVRSVVGEAVRRHGGLHTVVLAASPTNYQAWASTLAPEQYNEQLRIDAGGTFAVISAALPALRESRGSVVVVATVANRRFVLRDVLSSGPKAANEAVVKAVAAEEGRYGVRANAVGVGILDEGMTQALMASGDIRPEHLETARSRIPLAAFGKAADIAAAVCFLACDDARYVTGQWIDVDGGYSL, from the coding sequence ATGACCGAGGACGCGTTCGGAGGACGGCGGGGCGGTTGCCTCGTCGTCGGCGGCAGCGGCGCGATCGGCAGGGCGGTGGCGACACGGCTCGCCGGGCTCGGCGCCGACGTCACGGTGACCTACGCTGGCAACGCCTCAGCCGCGACGGAGACCGCCGCGCTCGTGAAGGAAACGGGCAGGGACGGGGTCGCGGTAGGGCTCGATCTCGGTGACACCGAACAGGTTCGGAGTGTGGTGGGGGAGGCGGTCAGACGGCACGGCGGGCTTCACACCGTGGTGCTGGCTGCCTCGCCGACCAACTACCAGGCATGGGCGAGCACGCTTGCCCCCGAGCAGTACAACGAGCAGCTGCGGATCGACGCGGGCGGCACGTTCGCGGTGATCAGTGCCGCGTTGCCCGCGCTGCGGGAGTCACGCGGTTCGGTGGTCGTGGTCGCCACTGTCGCGAATAGACGGTTTGTCTTGCGCGACGTGCTCTCGAGCGGGCCGAAGGCGGCCAACGAGGCGGTGGTGAAGGCGGTGGCGGCCGAGGAAGGGCGTTACGGCGTCCGCGCCAACGCCGTCGGCGTGGGCATTCTCGACGAGGGAATGACCCAGGCTCTGATGGCGAGTGGCGACATCCGCCCCGAGCATCTGGAGACCGCGCGGAGCCGGATCCCGCTGGCCGCGTTCGGCAAGGCCGCCGACATCGCGGCCGCGGTGTGTTTCCTGGCCTGCGACGACGCCCGCTACGTCACCGGGCAGTGGATTGACGTCGACGGCGGCTATTCGCTCTGA
- a CDS encoding molybdopterin-containing oxidoreductase family protein, translating to MAKLNFADGSDVRRTFCTLCPQHCGMLFHVDGEGHPQAFDGDRENPVANGKLCIKGTTAIEIHQHDDRLNFPLKRVGKRGEGKWERISWEQAMDEIAEKLRELREKDGPESVATLGGTHKTPGDWASWRWAADFGTPNFVSQGRNCGVSEYIAEISVYGWDTVYQSYYPGKTKCIVIWGSNPAESSPPSFERLRQCQAAGAKLIVVDPRRTKTAQRADLHLPVRPRTDGALALGMIHVMIRDGIYDKEFVEQWCTGFDEVEAEAAKWTPERTEEITGVPADDVVTAAHMYATLGPARLSFGVAATQLGEGASRSAVLGRSILRAISGNLDRPGGEPLGNPYDPDTFSWLPNINFEKLVDHPLRTRESVNAHENPITSITGYQAFRDATAKVYPQGHTGTAYVLFASQPAIYRAVTRQDPYPVKAILVQCGEPLLSMGAGRDAYEAFTSDNLELLVTMDMWMTPTAQLSDYVLPAADFMERADLSAHWGIGNFFVVGQQVSTPLGERRNDYDLWAELGRRLSDDPGYWPETVEGMFDRFLEPSGKSYREWADGEVNHRFIKPVFYKYRERGFATPSGKVELVPSLFERFGIEARPVYTGPPYSIPDAPEEEYPLQMIPGSRVRELTASNLRQSARLRRIHPEPLCDVHPDTAAKYGVADGEWMIIERPEGAIRQRARFDESLRRDTVNPDGYWWNPDERQYEPHLSGVWVSNANAITPGAPELSSFAGDQPLRGARCRIRAGDAPEAPARDAPVSVPV from the coding sequence TTGGCCAAGCTCAACTTCGCGGACGGATCCGACGTCCGCCGGACGTTCTGTACCTTGTGCCCGCAGCACTGCGGCATGCTGTTCCACGTCGATGGCGAGGGACATCCGCAGGCGTTCGACGGGGACCGCGAGAACCCGGTGGCCAACGGCAAACTCTGCATCAAGGGCACAACGGCGATCGAGATCCACCAGCATGACGACCGGCTGAACTTCCCGCTCAAGCGCGTTGGCAAGCGCGGCGAGGGCAAATGGGAGCGGATTTCCTGGGAACAGGCGATGGACGAGATCGCCGAGAAGCTGCGCGAGCTGCGGGAGAAGGACGGCCCGGAGTCCGTGGCCACTCTCGGTGGCACGCACAAGACCCCCGGTGACTGGGCCAGCTGGCGCTGGGCCGCCGACTTCGGCACCCCCAACTTCGTCAGCCAGGGCCGCAACTGCGGTGTCAGCGAGTACATCGCCGAGATCTCGGTCTACGGCTGGGACACCGTGTACCAGAGCTACTACCCCGGCAAGACCAAGTGCATCGTCATCTGGGGCTCCAACCCCGCGGAGTCCTCGCCGCCGTCGTTCGAACGGCTGCGCCAGTGCCAGGCGGCTGGCGCCAAGCTCATCGTCGTCGACCCGCGCCGCACCAAAACGGCGCAGCGCGCGGACCTCCACCTTCCGGTCCGCCCGAGGACCGACGGTGCCCTCGCGCTCGGCATGATCCACGTGATGATCCGGGACGGCATCTACGACAAGGAGTTCGTCGAGCAGTGGTGCACCGGCTTCGACGAGGTCGAGGCCGAGGCCGCGAAGTGGACTCCCGAACGTACCGAGGAGATCACCGGCGTTCCAGCCGACGACGTCGTGACGGCGGCCCACATGTACGCCACGCTGGGGCCCGCGCGCCTGTCGTTCGGGGTCGCGGCGACGCAACTCGGCGAGGGTGCCTCCCGTTCCGCGGTGCTGGGAAGGTCCATCCTGCGGGCGATCTCCGGCAACCTGGACCGGCCGGGCGGTGAGCCGCTCGGCAACCCCTACGACCCGGACACGTTCTCCTGGCTTCCCAACATCAACTTCGAGAAGCTGGTCGATCATCCGTTGCGCACCAGGGAAAGCGTCAACGCGCACGAGAACCCGATCACCTCGATCACCGGATACCAGGCGTTCCGGGACGCCACCGCGAAGGTCTACCCGCAGGGCCACACCGGCACCGCCTACGTCCTCTTCGCCAGCCAGCCCGCGATATACCGCGCCGTCACCAGGCAGGATCCCTATCCGGTGAAGGCGATCCTCGTGCAGTGCGGGGAACCGCTGCTGTCCATGGGCGCGGGCAGGGACGCGTACGAGGCGTTCACGAGCGACAACCTGGAACTGCTCGTCACGATGGACATGTGGATGACGCCGACGGCGCAGCTGTCCGACTACGTGCTGCCCGCCGCCGACTTCATGGAGCGCGCCGACCTGTCCGCCCACTGGGGCATCGGCAACTTCTTCGTGGTGGGACAGCAGGTTTCCACGCCCCTCGGCGAGCGCAGGAACGACTACGACCTCTGGGCCGAACTGGGCCGCAGGCTCTCCGACGACCCCGGCTACTGGCCGGAGACCGTCGAGGGGATGTTCGACCGTTTCCTCGAACCGTCGGGGAAGTCCTATCGTGAGTGGGCCGACGGCGAGGTCAACCACCGCTTCATCAAACCGGTGTTCTACAAGTACCGGGAACGCGGATTCGCCACTCCCTCGGGAAAGGTCGAGCTGGTGCCGAGTTTGTTCGAGCGATTCGGGATCGAGGCGCGACCGGTCTACACCGGGCCGCCGTACTCGATTCCGGACGCGCCGGAGGAGGAGTACCCGTTGCAGATGATCCCCGGCAGCAGGGTCCGTGAGCTCACGGCGTCGAACCTGCGCCAGAGCGCGCGGCTGCGCCGGATCCACCCCGAACCGCTGTGCGACGTCCATCCGGACACGGCAGCGAAGTACGGGGTCGCCGATGGCGAGTGGATGATCATCGAACGGCCGGAGGGCGCGATCCGGCAGCGAGCCCGGTTCGACGAATCCCTGCGGCGGGACACGGTGAATCCGGACGGCTACTGGTGGAATCCCGATGAGCGGCAGTACGAACCGCACCTGTCCGGCGTCTGGGTTTCCAACGCGAATGCCATTACCCCCGGCGCTCCCGAGTTGTCGAGTTTCGCCGGCGACCAGCCGTTGCGGGGCGCGCGGTGCCGGATCCGTGCCGGTGACGCACCCGAGGCGCCCGCGCGTGACGCGCCGGTGTCGGTGCCGGTGTGA
- a CDS encoding mannonate dehydratase, whose product MERLLNVANNRRNFLRTSASLAAISAVGLGANGATASAETASNGTPPRGPIRAVKWPVLEGPNTPKLCQWFSRTPTEETVRRWRQAGVDHALVTNPLPLPWTAADLRADVKRLEKMGMGLLGVLFSAPESAVLGLPGRDEKINEVKQSIRAAGRAGIPVVEYNWYVHRLSEGYHEVIGRGGAGYTGFDYELDVDGVPVKDLPRPEGVEAYTREQLWDNLEYFLRAVVPVAEAAGVRLAVHPNDPPAPISRGNPQILATFDDWKRLVNSVPSPSNGMTVDPGVTTEIGEDPLEVVRYMGKRDCINHVHFRNVLVEKPYVKYAEVFPDNGQVDMFAFMRELVRHDYRYGILAEHPRALDYDRKHDEIGGQYADVGGGGHAGELYDTGYCRALMQAALITEGKVPRR is encoded by the coding sequence GTGGAAAGGCTGCTCAACGTGGCAAATAATCGCAGAAATTTCCTGAGGACCAGCGCCTCGCTAGCCGCAATCTCCGCCGTTGGTCTCGGCGCGAATGGGGCCACGGCATCCGCTGAGACGGCAAGCAACGGCACTCCTCCACGTGGCCCGATTCGGGCCGTCAAGTGGCCCGTACTCGAAGGCCCCAACACTCCTAAGCTGTGTCAATGGTTCTCCCGAACGCCAACCGAGGAGACGGTGCGCCGTTGGCGTCAAGCGGGAGTCGACCACGCCCTTGTCACGAACCCGCTGCCGCTGCCGTGGACCGCCGCGGACCTGCGTGCCGACGTGAAACGGCTTGAAAAAATGGGAATGGGACTGCTGGGCGTCCTGTTCAGTGCTCCCGAAAGCGCGGTCCTCGGCCTCCCCGGGCGTGACGAGAAAATCAATGAGGTAAAACAATCGATTCGTGCCGCAGGGCGTGCTGGTATTCCTGTCGTGGAGTACAACTGGTACGTCCACCGGCTCAGCGAGGGGTACCACGAAGTAATCGGGCGTGGTGGCGCCGGTTACACGGGATTTGACTACGAGCTCGATGTCGACGGGGTTCCGGTCAAGGACTTGCCTCGGCCCGAAGGTGTCGAAGCCTATACTCGCGAACAACTCTGGGACAATCTCGAATATTTCTTGCGTGCGGTGGTTCCGGTCGCGGAAGCCGCTGGCGTCCGTTTGGCTGTTCACCCGAACGATCCGCCTGCGCCGATTAGCCGTGGTAACCCGCAAATATTGGCGACGTTCGACGACTGGAAACGACTTGTCAATTCGGTTCCGAGTCCATCGAATGGTATGACCGTGGACCCAGGTGTCACGACCGAGATCGGTGAGGACCCGCTTGAAGTCGTTCGGTACATGGGTAAGCGCGACTGCATCAACCACGTACATTTTCGTAATGTCTTGGTCGAAAAGCCCTACGTCAAGTACGCGGAAGTCTTTCCGGACAACGGCCAAGTGGACATGTTCGCCTTCATGCGCGAATTGGTTCGACACGACTATCGGTACGGAATCCTCGCCGAGCACCCGCGGGCGCTTGATTACGACCGCAAGCACGACGAAATCGGCGGCCAGTACGCCGACGTCGGCGGTGGTGGACATGCCGGAGAGTTGTATGACACCGGCTACTGCCGAGCATTGATGCAGGCCGCGTTGATCACGGAGGGCAAGGTCCCGAGGAGGTAG
- a CDS encoding DUF5997 family protein has protein sequence MTSHKTPQTMKPVTAAKKLGVYLEATPAQFRAGVVSRDELNALQADPPEWLRDLRRNGPHPRPVIAAKLGISIGGLARGGITDPLTTEQVEALKAESPEWLRRERATQAEVRKEAARLKARERS, from the coding sequence ATGACGTCGCACAAGACTCCCCAGACGATGAAGCCCGTGACCGCGGCAAAGAAGCTGGGTGTGTATCTCGAAGCCACTCCTGCCCAGTTCCGGGCCGGTGTCGTCTCGCGCGACGAGCTGAATGCGCTCCAGGCGGATCCGCCAGAGTGGTTGCGGGACCTACGTCGCAACGGCCCGCACCCGCGCCCGGTCATCGCCGCGAAGCTGGGTATTTCCATCGGCGGTCTCGCCCGTGGCGGAATCACCGACCCCCTCACCACCGAACAGGTGGAGGCGTTGAAGGCGGAGAGCCCCGAATGGTTGCGGCGCGAGCGCGCCACTCAGGCCGAGGTGCGCAAAGAGGCAGCACGGCTCAAGGCCCGCGAGCGTTCCTGA
- a CDS encoding LysR family substrate-binding domain-containing protein, with protein MPSADEPPSFTLGYVPGVTPAKWVRIWNERMPEVPLTLVQVSAADAAEAVRDRRVDAVLLRSFIDLSGLHAIPLYTETTVVVAPKDHLVAAADVISTEELADEIVLHPLDDTLDWEQQPGQPAIMRPATTAGAIELVAAGIGLLVVPQSLARLHHRKDLTYRPLTEAPESRVALSWLEDDTTDLIETFIGIVRGRTPNSTRGRTPASTSEKAKKPEANRKARTTTGKKRQPGSRPSHNNRRKKPRRRS; from the coding sequence GTGCCCAGCGCAGACGAGCCTCCATCGTTCACACTCGGCTACGTCCCAGGGGTCACTCCGGCCAAATGGGTGCGGATCTGGAACGAACGCATGCCCGAAGTACCCCTGACGCTTGTCCAGGTGTCGGCCGCCGACGCCGCTGAGGCGGTCCGAGATCGCCGCGTGGACGCGGTCCTGCTGCGTTCCTTCATCGACCTCAGCGGCTTGCACGCGATACCCCTTTACACCGAGACGACCGTCGTCGTTGCTCCCAAAGACCATCTCGTGGCGGCGGCCGACGTGATCTCGACCGAAGAGCTGGCCGATGAGATCGTGCTCCATCCTCTTGACGACACGCTCGATTGGGAACAGCAGCCAGGTCAGCCCGCGATCATGCGGCCAGCCACGACGGCCGGTGCCATCGAACTGGTGGCGGCGGGGATCGGGCTGCTCGTCGTCCCGCAATCACTTGCCAGGCTGCACCACCGCAAGGACCTCACCTATCGGCCCCTCACGGAGGCCCCCGAGTCTCGTGTCGCACTGTCCTGGCTCGAAGACGACACCACTGACTTGATCGAGACCTTCATCGGCATCGTTCGCGGCCGGACCCCCAACAGCACTCGCGGACGTACCCCGGCATCGACATCGGAAAAAGCCAAGAAGCCGGAAGCCAACCGGAAAGCCAGGACCACAACCGGCAAGAAACGACAGCCGGGTTCCCGCCCCTCCCACAACAACCGACGCAAGAAACCGCGCCGCCGCTCGTAA
- a CDS encoding alpha/beta fold hydrolase produces the protein MYVQLSGDRDGRPVVLLHGGGVAGWMWRLTTDLLPAGLHLIVPDLPGHDRSSGEPYVSHDHTLTELITIIEKEADQPVAVAGFSLGAQLAILLATQRPDLVDRVAVVSAQAIPTRAAGLTLGLLGATAPLAKYEWFAKLQAKQLFIPASLKDDYLRTSALISKRSLVAAVGENIRFTAPPEWAGFPGTALILAGERERGFMRSSARSLSDALPGSELEIVSGCGHGIPLQRPDWFAKRLRDWLST, from the coding sequence ATGTACGTGCAGTTGTCCGGCGACCGAGACGGACGCCCCGTCGTGCTGCTGCACGGCGGAGGCGTGGCCGGATGGATGTGGCGGCTGACGACGGACCTTCTTCCGGCGGGGCTTCACCTCATCGTGCCGGACCTTCCCGGACACGATCGAAGCTCCGGCGAACCGTACGTGTCGCACGACCACACGTTGACAGAGCTGATCACCATCATCGAGAAAGAAGCCGACCAGCCGGTCGCCGTGGCCGGTTTCTCACTCGGCGCTCAACTCGCGATTCTGCTCGCAACCCAACGCCCGGACCTGGTGGACCGGGTCGCGGTCGTCAGCGCGCAGGCCATACCGACGAGGGCGGCCGGGCTGACGCTCGGTCTGCTGGGCGCGACCGCCCCGCTCGCGAAGTACGAATGGTTCGCGAAACTACAGGCGAAGCAACTGTTCATACCGGCATCCCTGAAGGACGACTACCTCCGCACCTCGGCGCTCATCTCAAAGCGGAGCCTCGTCGCGGCCGTCGGCGAGAACATCCGATTCACTGCGCCGCCGGAATGGGCCGGCTTTCCCGGCACCGCACTCATTCTCGCCGGAGAACGCGAGCGCGGGTTCATGCGGTCGTCAGCGCGATCGCTCAGCGACGCACTACCGGGCAGTGAACTGGAGATCGTCAGTGGGTGCGGACACGGCATCCCGCTGCAGCGACCCGACTGGTTCGCGAAGCGGTTGAGGGACTGGCTCAGTACATGA
- a CDS encoding maleylpyruvate isomerase N-terminal domain-containing protein yields the protein MNAMDDAAASTPDTRAHWLGPRVDVLPLFARQHDAFVGLLREFTAEDWTRPTVCPGWTVHDVVAHVLADHVGRLCRSCTEPVPQPLREPVGSLQRDAVSAPTDDLQFTAR from the coding sequence ATGAACGCCATGGATGATGCCGCGGCGTCCACCCCGGACACCCGAGCCCACTGGCTGGGGCCGCGCGTCGACGTCCTGCCGTTGTTCGCCCGACAGCACGATGCGTTTGTCGGCTTGCTGCGGGAGTTCACGGCCGAGGACTGGACCAGGCCCACCGTTTGCCCCGGCTGGACGGTCCACGACGTCGTCGCACACGTGCTGGCCGATCACGTCGGGCGGCTGTGTCGATCATGTACTGAGCCAGTCCCTCAACCGCTTCGCGAACCAGTCGGGTCGCTGCAGCGGGATGCCGTGTCCGCACCCACTGACGATCTCCAGTTCACTGCCCGGTAG